In the genome of Primulina eburnea isolate SZY01 unplaced genomic scaffold, ASM2296580v1 ctg808_ERROPOS3000000+, whole genome shotgun sequence, one region contains:
- the LOC140822348 gene encoding solanesyl diphosphate synthase 1, chloroplastic-like, whose protein sequence is MMLSITCHNLEFGRTRLDFVACGCSSNASFDRFSVRNCSKGLLRNVDGCKARKSLCHRREIGPCSVFSTKTPEVFLNEIAAGPPPVLDLTKELTKLSSISDLFEVVADDLQTLNKNLQSIVGAENPVLMSAAEQIFGAGGKRMRPALTFLVSRATAEIAGLKDLTKEHRRLAEIIEMIHTASLIHDDVLDESDLRRGKKTVHQLYGTRTAVLAGDFMFAQSSWYLANLENLEVIKLISQVIKDFASGEIKQASGLFDCEVELDEYLIKSYYKTASLIAASTKGAAIFSGVGADLIEQMYQYGKNLGLSFQIVDDILDFTQSAEQLGKPAGSDLAKGNLTAPVIFALEKETKLRDIIESEFSESGSLEEAVDIVKNCGGIERAQDLARKKAIEAVRNLQCLPSSSFKMALEQMVKFNLERIK, encoded by the exons ATGATGTTGTCCATTACTTGTCATAATCTTGAGTTTGGGAGAACAAGGTTGGATTTTGTGGCATGCGGCTGCTCTTCCAATGCCTCTTTTGATCGCTTTTCTGTAAGAAATTGCTCCAAGGGTCTGCTACGGAACGTCGATGGATGCAAAGCTCGGAAATCGTTGTGCCACAGGCGTGAAATTGGTCCATGTTCCGTGTTTTCAACCAAGACTCCAGAAGTTTTTCTCAACG AGATCGCTGCTGGCCCTCCGCCCGTACTGGATTTGACTAAAGAGTTAACAAAGCTTTCTTCAATATCGGATTTATTTGAAGTGGTGGCCGATGACTTGCAGACGCTGAACAAAAATCTTCAATCA ATCGTTGGTGCAGAAAATCCAGTTCTGATGTCTGCTGCTGAGCAAATCTTTGGAgctggtggcaaaaggatgagACCGGCTTTAACTTTCCTTGTGTCTAGAGCAACTGCGGAGATTGCTGGTTTGAA GGATCTCACCAAAGAACATAGAAGGCTGGCAGAAATTATTGAAATGATCCACACAGCAAGTTTGATACACGACGATGTATTAGACGAAAGTGACCTGCGGAGAG GGAAAAAAACCGTCCATCAACTTTACGGTACAAGAACAGCTGTATTGGCTGGAGATTTCATGTTTGCACAATCGTCATGGTACTTGGCGAACCTTGAAAATCTTGAAGTCATAAAGCTTATCAGCCAG GTTATTAAAGATTTTGCTAGCGGTGAAATAAAGCAGGCATCCGGTTTGTTCGACTGTGAAGTTGAACTTGACGAATATCTAATCAAGAGTTACTACAAAACAGCCTCCTTGATTGCTGCTAGCACTAAAGGAGCCGCCATATTCAGTGGAGTGGGTGCTGATTTAATTGAGCAGATGTACCAGTATGGGAAGAACTTGGGGCTGTCGTTCCAAATTGTGGATGATATATTAGACTTTACTCAATCAGCAGAGCAACTTGGTAAACCTGCTGGAAGTGATTTGGCCAAGGGAAATCTGACAGCACCCGTGATCTTTGCATTGGAGAAAGAAACAAAACTGAGAGATATAATCGAATCCGAATTTTCCGAGAGTGGTTCTCTTGAAGAGGCCGTTGATATTGTTAAGAACTGTGGTGGGATTGAAAGGGCAcaagatttggcaagaaagaaaGCTATTGAAGCTGTTCGAAATCTTCAATGCCTACCCTCTAGTTCCTTCAAGATGGCACTAGAACAAATGGTGAAATTTAACTTGGAACGAATAAAATGA
- the LOC140822355 gene encoding endoplasmic reticulum oxidoreductin-1-like isoform X1, which translates to MAEAKVVVDNNKKTKKSIEVKGWKRKWAVIGAVVVLMVAVSLTLKHDHNHKSCQCSQDSRKYTGIVEDCCCDYETVDAMNVAVLHPLLQELVKTPFFRYFKVKLWCDCPFWPDDGMCKLRDCSVCECPEDEFPEPFKKAMLYGLPSRDLKCQEENQQDVVDRTLDSKAFRGWIEVDNPWTHDDETDNREMTYVNLQLNPERYTGYTGASARRIWDAIYSENCPKYTSGEICPEKRVLYKLISGLHSSISIHIGSDYLLDETKNLWGRNLELMYDRVFRFPDRVRNLYFTFMFVLRAVAKAATYLEQAEYDTGNLEEDLKAESLMRQLVYNPKLQAACPLPFDEAKLWQGQSGPELKLEIQKNFKNISALMDCVGCEKCRLWGKLQVLGLGTALKILFSVDGKNQQNQPQLQLQRNEVIALVNLLHRLSESVKLVQEIGPSVEQTMEGFISPPPRQETRFWQRILQTVCIN; encoded by the exons ATGGCGGAAGCTAAGGTCGTTGTGGATAATAACAAGAAGACAAAGAAATCAATAGAGGTCAAAGGGTGGAAGAGGAAATGGGCTGTAATAGGAGCGGTGGTGGTGTTAATGGTGGCGGTGTCGCTAACATTGAAGCATGATCATAATCATAAATCTTGCCAGTGCTCTCAG GATTCTAGAAAATATACAGGCATTGTTGAGGACTGCTGTTGTGATTATGAGACAGTGGACGCTATGAATGTGGCAGTTCTGCATCCTTTACTTCAAGAACTCGTTAAAACTCCATTTTTCCGATATTTTAAG GTTAAGTTGTGGTGTGACTGCCCCTTTTGGCCTGATGATGGCATGTGCAAGTTACGTGATTGTAGTGTATGTGAATGCCCTGAAGATGAATTTCCTGAACCCTTTAAGAAGGCGATGCTGTACGGTCTTCCGTCGCGTGATTTAAAATGTCAAGAGGAGAACCAACAGGATGTCGTTGATCGGACACTAGATTCAAAGGCCTTTAGGGGATGGATTGAAGTGGATAATCCTTGGACTCATGATGACGAGACTGATAACC GTGAGATGACATATGTTAATCTACAATTGAATCCTGAACGATATACTGGCTATACTGGGGCATCAGCCAGGAGGATATGGGATGCGATATATTCTGAAAACTGTCCAAAAT aTACATCTGGAGAAATTTGTCCGGAGAAAAGAGTGTTATACAAGTTAATTTCAGGGCTTCACTCCTCAATCTCAATTCATATTGGTTCAGACTACCTGCTTGATGAAACTAAAAATCTG TGGGGCAGGAATCTGGAGTTGATGTATGATCGTGTTTTTCGGTTTCCGGATCGTGTTAGAAACTTATACTTCACTTTCATGTTTGTTCTCCGAGCTGTGGCAAAA GCCGCAACTTACTTGGAGCAGGCAGAGTACGATACTGGTAACCTTGAGGAGGACCTGAAAGCGGAGTCTTTAATGCGTCAACTAGTTTACAATCCAAAACTGCAGGCTGCATGTCCACTTCCATTCGATGAAGCTAAGTTGTGGCAAGGTCAAAGTGGACCTGAACTGAAGCTTGAGATTCAGAAGAACTTCAAAAACATCAG TGCTCTGATggattgtgttggatgtgagaaATGTCGTCTTTGGGGCAAACTTCAGGTGCTCGGCCTCGGAACCGCATTGAAGATTCTCTTCTCCGTCGATGGCAAGAACCAGCAAAACCAGCCT CAGCTGCAACTGCAAAGAAACGAAGTAATCGCCTTGGTGAACCTGCTTCATCGTCTGTCAGAATCTGTGAAGCTCGTCCAAGAAATAGGCCCTTCAGTCGAACAAACAATGGAGGGGTTCATATCGCCACCTCCTCGACAAGAAACTCGTTTTTGGCAAAGAATTCTCCAAACGGTGTGTATAAATTAG
- the LOC140822340 gene encoding agamous-like MADS-box protein AGL29 — protein sequence MLNIAKDTTTTLKKKTTQGRKKIEIKKIENLSNRQVTFSKRRVGLFKKASELCILSGAEVAIIVHSLGKRVFTFGHPTKDAVIDRFLKDISEPGSRGDCRENCASTAKVRDFNKHYLDMCKELDAEKNRKEMIEAEERAAEGYGYNVRGGFWWDEQVDSMDVEELEQYMAALGELINNVTMRANDLMHAQSSSSLSGLPPLPVPITTFEGVSNLDVEGCTTFDEAAAMLNQNPANGGFNYSGNNNSCMLPNFGCFGWGC from the coding sequence ATGTTGAATATTGCAAAGGACACCACCACCACTTTGAAGAAGAAAACCACCCAAGGTCGGAAGAAGATTGAAATAAAGAAAATCGAGAACCTGAGCAACCGGCAAGTGACCTTCTCCAAGCGGCGCGTGGGGTTGTTCAAGAAAGCGAGCGAACTCTGCATCCTTAGCGGGGCCGAAGTAGCCATCATTGTCCACTCGCTAGGGAAGCGTGTATTCACGTTCGGACATCCCACGAAGGATGCCGTGATCGACCGCTTCCTGAAAGACATATCGGAGCCCGGAAGCCGTGGCGACTGTCGGGAGAACTGCGCCTCCACGGCAAAGGTAAGGGATTTTAACAAGCATTATTTGGACATGTGCAAGGAGCTGGATGCCGAGAAGAATAGGAAGGAGATGATCGAGGCGGAGGAGAGGGCGGCAGAGGGTTATGGGTACAATGTGAGAGGAGGTTTCTGGTGGGACGAGCAAGTAGATTCCATGGATGTGGAGGAGTTGGAGCAGTACATGGCAGCTCTAGGGGAGTTGATCAATAATGTTACGATGAGAGCCAATGATTTGATGCACGCACAGAGTTCCAGTTCTCTGTCAGGGCTTCCGCCGCTGCCCGTGCCGATCACTACCTTTGAAGGTGTTTCAAATCTGGACGTGGAAGGGTGCACGACGTTTGACGAGGCCGCTGCGATGTTGAACCAGAATCCGGCTAATGGTGGTTTCAATTATAGTGGTAATAATAATAGTTGCATGTTGCCGAATTTTGGGTGTTTTGGATGGGGATGTTAA
- the LOC140822355 gene encoding endoplasmic reticulum oxidoreductin-1-like isoform X2 → MAEAKVVVDNNKKTKKSIEVKGWKRKWAVIGAVVVLMVAVSLTLKHDHNHKSCQCSQDSRKYTGIVEDCCCDYETVDAMNVAVLHPLLQELVKTPFFRYFKVKLWCDCPFWPDDGMCKLRDCSVCECPEDEFPEPFKKAMLYGLPSRDLKCQEENQQDVVDRTLDSKAFRGWIEVDNPWTHDDETDNREMTYVNLQLNPERYTGYTGASARRIWDAIYSENCPKYTSGEICPEKRVLYKLISGLHSSISIHIGSDYLLDETKNLWGRNLELMYDRVFRFPDRVRNLYFTFMFVLRAVAKAATYLEQAEYDTGNLEEDLKAESLMRQLVYNPKLQAACPLPFDEAKLWQGQSGPELKLEIQKNFKNISALMDCVGCEKCRLWGKLQVLGLGTALKILFSVDGKNQQNQPLQLQRNEVIALVNLLHRLSESVKLVQEIGPSVEQTMEGFISPPPRQETRFWQRILQTVCIN, encoded by the exons ATGGCGGAAGCTAAGGTCGTTGTGGATAATAACAAGAAGACAAAGAAATCAATAGAGGTCAAAGGGTGGAAGAGGAAATGGGCTGTAATAGGAGCGGTGGTGGTGTTAATGGTGGCGGTGTCGCTAACATTGAAGCATGATCATAATCATAAATCTTGCCAGTGCTCTCAG GATTCTAGAAAATATACAGGCATTGTTGAGGACTGCTGTTGTGATTATGAGACAGTGGACGCTATGAATGTGGCAGTTCTGCATCCTTTACTTCAAGAACTCGTTAAAACTCCATTTTTCCGATATTTTAAG GTTAAGTTGTGGTGTGACTGCCCCTTTTGGCCTGATGATGGCATGTGCAAGTTACGTGATTGTAGTGTATGTGAATGCCCTGAAGATGAATTTCCTGAACCCTTTAAGAAGGCGATGCTGTACGGTCTTCCGTCGCGTGATTTAAAATGTCAAGAGGAGAACCAACAGGATGTCGTTGATCGGACACTAGATTCAAAGGCCTTTAGGGGATGGATTGAAGTGGATAATCCTTGGACTCATGATGACGAGACTGATAACC GTGAGATGACATATGTTAATCTACAATTGAATCCTGAACGATATACTGGCTATACTGGGGCATCAGCCAGGAGGATATGGGATGCGATATATTCTGAAAACTGTCCAAAAT aTACATCTGGAGAAATTTGTCCGGAGAAAAGAGTGTTATACAAGTTAATTTCAGGGCTTCACTCCTCAATCTCAATTCATATTGGTTCAGACTACCTGCTTGATGAAACTAAAAATCTG TGGGGCAGGAATCTGGAGTTGATGTATGATCGTGTTTTTCGGTTTCCGGATCGTGTTAGAAACTTATACTTCACTTTCATGTTTGTTCTCCGAGCTGTGGCAAAA GCCGCAACTTACTTGGAGCAGGCAGAGTACGATACTGGTAACCTTGAGGAGGACCTGAAAGCGGAGTCTTTAATGCGTCAACTAGTTTACAATCCAAAACTGCAGGCTGCATGTCCACTTCCATTCGATGAAGCTAAGTTGTGGCAAGGTCAAAGTGGACCTGAACTGAAGCTTGAGATTCAGAAGAACTTCAAAAACATCAG TGCTCTGATggattgtgttggatgtgagaaATGTCGTCTTTGGGGCAAACTTCAGGTGCTCGGCCTCGGAACCGCATTGAAGATTCTCTTCTCCGTCGATGGCAAGAACCAGCAAAACCAGCCT CTGCAACTGCAAAGAAACGAAGTAATCGCCTTGGTGAACCTGCTTCATCGTCTGTCAGAATCTGTGAAGCTCGTCCAAGAAATAGGCCCTTCAGTCGAACAAACAATGGAGGGGTTCATATCGCCACCTCCTCGACAAGAAACTCGTTTTTGGCAAAGAATTCTCCAAACGGTGTGTATAAATTAG
- the LOC140822364 gene encoding CASP-like protein 2A1, protein MSKESAIPVGSSPADMGANEVDGSGSAMRTVETLLRILPMVLCVVALVVMLKNSQSNEYGTLSYSDLGAFRYLVHASGVCAGYSLLSAIAAAVSRQTNFSMAWAFFLLDQLLTYIILAAGAISTEVVYLAYKGDTAITWSETCSSFGGFCRKATASVAITFIVTLCYAGLSLISSYRLFSKFEAPVAYTDKGIEIATFQT, encoded by the exons ATGAGCAAAGAGAGTGCGATTCCAGTAGGTTCTTCCCCGGCAGACATGGGTGCGAATGAGGTAGATGGAAGCGGCTCCGCCATGCGCACGGTGGAGACGCTGCTAAGGATTCTTCCGATGGTCCTTTGTGTGGTGGCACTTGTTGTCATGCTTAAGAATTCACAGAGTAACGAGTACGGCACCTTGTCTTATTCCGATCTTGGAGCCTTCAG aTATTTGGTGCATGCGAGTGGGGTTTGTGCCGGCTACTCACTTCTGTCGGCTATTGCAGCGGCGGTCTCCCGGCAGACCAACTTCTCCATGGCGTGGGCTTTCTTTCTCCTCGACCAG CTGCTCACTTACATCATCCTTGCGGCGGGAGCCATATCTACAGAAGTGGTGTACTTAGCATACAAAGGCGACACAGCCATAACGTGGAGTGAGACTTGCAGCTCGTTCGGCGGGTTCTGCCGAAAGGCCACTGCATCCGTAGCCATCACGTTCATCGTAACCCTTTGTTATGCTGGCCTTTCACTCATTTCCTCCTACAGGCTTTTCAGCAAATTCGAAGCACCCGTTGCATACACTGATAAAGGGATTGAAATCGCCACATTTCAGACTTGA